Proteins co-encoded in one Nitrospira sp. genomic window:
- a CDS encoding glycosyltransferase family 4 protein — MRKVFMIAYYFPPIAATGAMRPLNFCRHLPAYGWMPSVLATDQPSALPPQASDADLLQRVPAEIEVIRVQHGNPLGRLLGYRDWLKRMLNRKASAISSQAARASNAGSSYGADRWESVFVTARRFVFDAWLSFPDPQSRWYQPAVRAMVGRSAAKRPDVILATGGPWTSLLVGKRLAQQWEVPFVADFRDPWVGSHELFSSTLLHRRAARLEWSVCEAASRVILNTEELRVRFCEQYPQWQTKFVVITNGYPQEMALHPAIDDASANPPSVLEFSHFGTVYGHRSPLALFQAVHALMSEGALDHTRLTLRFVGVWDVDDLTCNQLAKSLEERGVLQRVPPIPHQACLKEMAKSDVLLILQPDYPLQVPAKIYEYMTAGRPLFVLGGEGATANLVHRHRLGRCCPNRMSEAKRTLMELMNDRTSLTPPSPADTEQFNYAVLSKRLADLLDNTVQGKIR, encoded by the coding sequence ATGAGAAAGGTTTTCATGATTGCGTATTATTTCCCTCCCATCGCGGCAACCGGAGCGATGAGGCCGCTCAATTTCTGCCGACACCTTCCGGCTTATGGGTGGATGCCGAGTGTGCTGGCTACGGACCAGCCATCGGCTTTGCCGCCTCAAGCATCCGACGCGGACCTACTTCAGCGCGTTCCTGCTGAGATTGAAGTCATTCGAGTGCAACATGGTAATCCTCTTGGGCGGTTGCTGGGCTATCGTGATTGGCTCAAACGGATGCTCAACCGAAAGGCCAGTGCAATTTCGTCCCAAGCTGCCAGAGCGAGTAATGCTGGTTCGAGTTACGGTGCAGACCGGTGGGAGTCGGTGTTCGTCACGGCGCGGAGGTTCGTATTTGATGCCTGGTTGAGTTTCCCCGACCCTCAGAGTCGGTGGTATCAACCAGCTGTGCGGGCAATGGTGGGGAGGAGTGCGGCCAAACGTCCGGACGTGATCTTGGCAACCGGAGGTCCCTGGACAAGCCTGCTGGTGGGAAAGCGGCTTGCGCAGCAATGGGAGGTGCCTTTCGTGGCCGATTTTCGAGATCCTTGGGTTGGCAGCCATGAGTTGTTTTCATCCACGCTCTTGCATCGGCGAGCCGCGCGGCTCGAATGGTCAGTGTGTGAGGCAGCGAGCCGTGTGATCCTGAACACTGAGGAACTCAGAGTTCGTTTTTGTGAGCAATACCCTCAATGGCAGACTAAATTCGTGGTCATCACGAATGGATATCCTCAGGAGATGGCACTTCATCCTGCAATTGACGATGCCAGCGCGAATCCACCGAGCGTACTGGAGTTCTCCCATTTTGGTACGGTGTATGGCCATCGGAGTCCTCTTGCGTTGTTTCAAGCAGTGCACGCGTTGATGAGCGAGGGCGCACTGGATCATACCCGCCTGACCCTTCGGTTCGTTGGCGTGTGGGATGTGGACGATCTGACTTGCAATCAGCTCGCCAAGTCGTTGGAAGAGCGTGGAGTGCTGCAGCGAGTTCCCCCCATCCCGCATCAGGCTTGTCTGAAGGAAATGGCGAAGTCCGATGTGTTGTTGATCCTGCAGCCTGACTATCCGCTTCAGGTACCTGCAAAGATCTATGAATATATGACTGCAGGCCGCCCATTGTTTGTGCTCGGCGGGGAAGGCGCCACCGCTAATCTTGTCCATCGGCATCGCCTTGGTCGATGCTGTCCAAACCGCATGTCTGAGGCCAAGCGAACTTTGATGGAATTAATGAATGACCGGACAAGCCTGACGCCTCCGAGTCCTGCCGATACGGAACAGTTCAATTACGCCGTTCTTTCAAAACGTTTGGCTGATCTATTGGACAATACTGTTCAGGGGAAAATCAGGTGA
- a CDS encoding FemAB family PEP-CTERM system-associated protein, with translation MELTISRIQQTETHGAWDRYVCDHSEGAGYHLMAWRQVIERTFGHCTVYLMAQDDRGEIRGVLPLVFLKSPLFGQFLVSVPYFNYGGVLADGEQSRSALVEAAVVAAKELGATHIELRHADGVKLPWLCKDHKVSMRLDLPSHFDELMKAFPPKLRSQVRRGEKEGMTVQMGGLDLLDDFYAVFARNMRDLGTPVYGKYFFADILRTFPKDAKICAVRLGADTVAAGLVYGFRQTLEIPWASSDRRYARIAPNMMLYGSVLRYACEQGYRVFDFGRSTKDSGTYRFKEQWGAKPVQLHWYYWLRDGGPLPELNPQNPKYALAIRVWQQLPVPVTTTIGPWITPYLP, from the coding sequence ATGGAGTTGACGATATCTCGCATTCAGCAAACTGAGACGCATGGGGCATGGGATCGGTATGTGTGCGATCATTCGGAGGGGGCTGGTTATCATTTAATGGCGTGGCGCCAGGTCATTGAACGTACGTTTGGGCATTGCACCGTGTATCTCATGGCGCAGGACGATCGGGGGGAGATCAGAGGGGTTCTGCCGCTGGTATTTTTAAAAAGTCCCCTGTTTGGCCAATTTCTGGTATCGGTGCCGTATTTTAACTATGGTGGCGTATTGGCGGACGGAGAGCAATCCAGAAGCGCATTAGTGGAGGCGGCAGTTGTCGCGGCCAAGGAATTGGGAGCGACACATATTGAACTACGACATGCGGATGGAGTGAAATTGCCGTGGCTCTGCAAAGATCACAAAGTCTCCATGCGACTCGACTTACCCTCGCACTTTGATGAGCTGATGAAGGCGTTTCCTCCAAAATTGCGGAGCCAGGTTCGGCGTGGAGAAAAAGAGGGCATGACGGTGCAGATGGGTGGGTTGGATCTGCTGGATGATTTCTATGCGGTGTTTGCCAGAAATATGCGAGATCTCGGGACACCGGTGTACGGGAAATATTTCTTTGCAGATATTCTCCGGACTTTTCCCAAGGACGCGAAGATTTGTGCGGTTCGACTGGGAGCCGATACGGTGGCTGCCGGGCTGGTTTATGGGTTTCGGCAGACGTTGGAGATCCCGTGGGCCTCATCCGACCGTCGGTATGCACGCATAGCACCGAATATGATGCTGTACGGATCGGTGCTCCGATACGCCTGCGAACAGGGTTATCGAGTCTTTGACTTCGGTCGTTCCACCAAGGACAGCGGGACGTATCGTTTTAAAGAACAGTGGGGAGCCAAGCCGGTTCAGCTGCATTGGTATTATTGGCTGCGCGATGGCGGCCCGCTGCCTGAACTGAATCCGCAGAATCCCAAGTACGCGTTGGCTATTCGAGTCTGGCAACAACTTCCTGTGCCTGTGACAACCACCATCGGACCCTGGATTACCCCGTATCTTCCATGA
- a CDS encoding aminotransferase DegT produces the protein MKIQRYLTPTAAPVSWIDLMRGGWGLFQGRGARARREREFARYFGVKYVFALSSGKAALTTILQVLAAASPRRKVIVPAYTCFSVPSAILRAGCDVVPCDVDPETLDYRFSDLEALVSGDILCIVSPHLLGHAADILRTKGIACRFEIPVVEDAAQAMGGAQENRWLGTQADVGFFSLGRGKNVTAGSGGVILTNSDSLGSALAQQCKQIPETSWISQVQAFIETVATAILIRPSLYWLPAGLPFLGLGETKFEPDFSLCRLDGMRASLLASWQSRLEQSNVERVRHSQDMCAALQTSLGRLGPTCREATPYLRVPVIFPSAKMKVKVCQVSAALGLGVSGLYPSPISEIPALRSTCGTSRFPGAQVLADRMVTCPVHHYVTHQDILNITGALQGVVDAKDRFAGNPSALPADSAPASKMKV, from the coding sequence ATGAAGATCCAGCGATATCTGACTCCCACTGCCGCGCCAGTCTCATGGATCGATTTGATGCGAGGAGGGTGGGGGCTATTTCAGGGAAGGGGTGCGCGGGCGCGCCGGGAAAGGGAGTTTGCTCGCTACTTCGGGGTGAAGTATGTGTTTGCGCTGTCGTCAGGGAAAGCTGCGCTGACAACGATCCTCCAGGTGTTGGCTGCAGCTTCGCCTCGACGAAAGGTGATCGTGCCCGCCTATACCTGTTTCTCTGTACCGTCGGCAATTCTTCGGGCTGGATGTGATGTGGTGCCTTGTGATGTTGATCCTGAGACACTGGACTACCGGTTTTCTGATCTTGAGGCGCTGGTGAGCGGTGACATCCTCTGCATCGTGAGTCCGCATTTGCTCGGTCATGCGGCAGACATTCTTCGAACTAAGGGGATTGCCTGCCGCTTCGAGATCCCGGTGGTGGAAGATGCGGCTCAAGCCATGGGTGGGGCACAGGAAAACCGTTGGCTGGGCACCCAGGCCGATGTCGGGTTTTTCAGCTTAGGGCGTGGGAAAAATGTGACAGCAGGATCGGGCGGGGTGATTCTCACTAATTCGGACTCGTTAGGCTCAGCGCTGGCGCAGCAATGCAAACAGATTCCAGAGACATCCTGGATCAGTCAGGTACAGGCGTTTATTGAAACGGTGGCAACGGCTATTCTCATTCGACCTTCTCTCTATTGGCTGCCAGCTGGGCTGCCATTTCTTGGACTGGGTGAAACGAAGTTTGAGCCGGATTTTTCGTTGTGCCGTCTGGATGGCATGCGAGCGAGTCTTCTCGCGTCGTGGCAGTCGCGGTTAGAACAGTCCAATGTCGAGCGGGTGCGCCATAGCCAAGACATGTGTGCTGCCCTGCAGACTTCGCTCGGAAGGCTTGGACCAACGTGTCGTGAGGCAACTCCCTATCTTCGCGTCCCCGTGATCTTTCCTTCAGCCAAAATGAAAGTGAAGGTATGCCAGGTGAGTGCTGCCTTGGGCCTGGGAGTGAGCGGTCTCTATCCGTCGCCGATATCTGAAATCCCGGCTTTGCGATCGACCTGTGGGACCAGCCGATTTCCAGGGGCGCAGGTCCTGGCTGATCGAATGGTGACGTGTCCGGTGCATCACTACGTGACGCATCAAGATATCTTGAATATTACGGGTGCTCTTCAAGGGGTAGTTGATGCTAAGGACCGATTCGCTGGAAATCCATCGGCCTTGCCCGCTGATTCGGCGCCGGCTTCGAAAATGAAAGTATGA
- a CDS encoding glycosyltransferase family 2 protein, with protein sequence MRTMEIVFWLSIGLMGYAYVGYPLILRVLSMIRSRPVKKGEDPFSVSFVITAYNEDNRITEKLDNTLKLAYPKEKLEILVASDCSSDRTDAIVQSYGPRGVRLVRAPQRKGKEAAQKLAVYEAAGEILVFSDVATILPEEAVRNIVRNFHDASVGCVSSVDRFIDQNGSPSGEGAYVKYEMFLRSLESRVNSLVGLSGSFFAARSAVCKQAWSEDLQSDFNTVLNSMRMGLRGVADPDSIGYYRNIADERKEFDRKVRTVLRGISVFMKSLSLVNPFAHATFAWQLVSHKLCRWLVPFGMLTAFVANVILASTNAFYEGMFYVHVLFYGAALCGLLIRPLQQWSVIRLPAFFLLVNASILKAWLRYWSGERLVVWEPSKR encoded by the coding sequence ATGCGGACCATGGAAATTGTGTTCTGGTTGTCCATTGGATTGATGGGTTATGCCTATGTGGGTTATCCGCTGATATTGCGTGTATTGTCGATGATCCGGAGTCGGCCGGTCAAGAAAGGTGAAGATCCCTTCTCCGTCTCGTTCGTTATTACGGCCTACAACGAGGATAATCGGATCACGGAGAAACTGGATAACACGCTCAAGTTGGCCTATCCAAAAGAAAAGCTTGAAATCCTGGTCGCATCGGACTGTTCATCTGATAGGACGGATGCGATTGTCCAGTCGTACGGACCTCGGGGGGTTCGATTGGTGCGCGCTCCACAGCGAAAAGGCAAAGAAGCAGCACAGAAATTGGCTGTCTATGAAGCGGCAGGAGAGATTCTGGTGTTCTCGGACGTCGCTACGATCCTGCCCGAAGAAGCGGTCAGAAATATCGTCAGAAACTTTCACGATGCGTCGGTGGGCTGCGTTAGCAGTGTGGACCGCTTTATTGATCAGAATGGCTCTCCCAGCGGGGAAGGCGCGTATGTGAAGTATGAAATGTTTCTTCGCTCGCTTGAGTCTCGCGTCAATTCGCTTGTTGGTCTCAGCGGATCATTCTTTGCCGCAAGAAGCGCGGTATGTAAACAGGCTTGGTCAGAAGATCTACAAAGTGATTTCAATACCGTGTTGAACAGCATGCGCATGGGCCTGCGCGGTGTGGCCGACCCTGATAGCATCGGATACTACAGGAATATTGCGGATGAACGAAAAGAGTTTGATCGGAAGGTGCGGACGGTTTTGCGCGGCATTTCTGTGTTTATGAAAAGCTTGAGTTTGGTAAACCCCTTTGCGCATGCGACGTTTGCTTGGCAGCTCGTCAGCCATAAGCTATGCCGATGGTTGGTGCCGTTCGGGATGCTGACGGCCTTCGTTGCCAATGTGATCTTAGCTTCCACTAACGCGTTCTATGAGGGGATGTTTTACGTGCATGTGCTTTTCTATGGAGCGGCGTTGTGCGGGCTCCTCATTCGTCCGCTTCAACAATGGTCCGTTATCCGTTTGCCGGCATTCTTCCTGCTCGTAAATGCATCAATTCTCAAGGCGTGGCTGCGGTATTGGTCCGGGGAGCGGCTGGTGGTATGGGAACCGTCCAAGCGATAA
- a CDS encoding glycosyltransferase family 4 protein, whose translation MAGANHTAQRIGLDSGRLRVLHVFSGDLWAGAERMIWTLLRQLSKQSDLEVLALSLNEGELTAALRASGIETLVVSESDQTFFNLVRQAGTAFQGRGIDIIHAHRNKENLLTCCIRRRLGAKSLVTTLHGLSEAGDGWSLARLRRYVVEQVDDRLLRQAFHSVVAVSENIRRMLVGAKRLCAAQVSVIHNGIDLPPLDPAARRPGAPFRIGSVGRFVPVKDFPLFIATGKVLVQAGEDVQLVLLGEGPQKDELQALVRREGLDAVVSFADPCPDPTEFYRSLDLYLNTSRHEGIPLSLLEAMACGTPVVAPTVGGIPEIVRDQEEGVLVTARTAAAFAEACQRVMHDRDAYHSMGRCARKRVESEFCSEKMAASYLALYRQLRDRHAAELIETIGACAAS comes from the coding sequence GTGGCCGGGGCTAATCATACAGCGCAACGGATAGGCTTGGACTCTGGGCGGTTGCGAGTTTTGCATGTGTTTTCAGGTGATCTCTGGGCCGGTGCAGAGCGGATGATATGGACATTGTTGCGGCAATTGTCCAAGCAGTCGGATCTCGAAGTGCTTGCGCTGTCGCTGAATGAGGGGGAACTTACAGCCGCTCTTCGCGCATCAGGCATTGAAACCCTCGTAGTGTCGGAATCCGATCAGACGTTTTTCAACTTAGTCAGGCAGGCGGGAACGGCCTTCCAGGGGCGAGGGATCGACATCATCCATGCGCATCGGAATAAGGAAAATCTCCTCACCTGCTGCATTCGCAGGCGGCTTGGTGCCAAGTCTCTCGTGACCACACTGCACGGGCTTTCCGAAGCCGGCGACGGATGGAGTCTGGCACGGTTGCGCCGCTATGTTGTTGAACAGGTCGACGATAGGTTGTTACGCCAGGCGTTCCATTCGGTTGTGGCGGTGTCGGAGAATATTCGCCGGATGCTGGTGGGGGCAAAAAGGTTGTGCGCCGCGCAGGTCTCCGTGATTCATAACGGGATCGATCTGCCTCCCTTGGATCCAGCGGCGAGGCGGCCTGGTGCACCGTTTCGAATCGGAAGTGTTGGACGGTTTGTGCCGGTGAAAGACTTCCCGCTGTTTATTGCCACAGGAAAGGTGTTAGTCCAGGCAGGAGAAGATGTCCAGCTGGTGCTGCTGGGGGAGGGACCGCAGAAAGACGAGTTACAGGCTCTTGTCAGACGGGAAGGGCTTGATGCGGTTGTCTCGTTTGCCGATCCGTGCCCTGACCCGACTGAATTTTACCGCTCACTCGATTTGTATCTGAACACATCGAGGCATGAAGGCATCCCGCTGAGTCTTCTAGAGGCAATGGCTTGCGGAACGCCGGTTGTCGCTCCTACCGTCGGGGGGATTCCTGAAATTGTTCGGGATCAGGAAGAGGGAGTCTTGGTGACGGCGAGAACTGCCGCCGCATTTGCCGAGGCCTGCCAGAGGGTGATGCATGATCGTGATGCCTACCATTCTATGGGGAGGTGTGCGCGGAAACGAGTCGAGTCGGAGTTTTGCAGTGAGAAGATGGCAGCATCCTACCTGGCACTGTATAGACAGTTGCGCGATAGACACGCTGCTGAACTCATCGAAACTATCGGGGCCTGTGCGGCGAGCTGA